Part of the Woronichinia naegeliana WA131 genome, TTTTCCTCTCCTGATCTTAATTTCTATGCTAAAATCGAATCCAGAGCTTAATCTTAATATTTAATCGTAAAGCCATGACGACTATTAATTTATCAGTTCCCTTTGAATCCCTTGTTACTGCAATTCGATCTTTAACCTGGAATGAACAGCAACAATTATTAAAATTACTCGAAGAGCAAATGTTTGAATCAGAAGAAGCCTGGGAGGATAGTCCTGAAATAGTCGCCGAAATTCAACAAGCAAGAGAAGCTTATCAAGCAGGAGACTATCAAACACTCGAAGAATTTATGTCTAATAAATCTCAAGGTTAGCCATGAGATATACAATAATTATTCCTAAACCCGTACAAAAACAACTTAAAAATTTACCTACAGAAACGTATCAAAGAATTATAGAAAAAATCGGACAACTATCTAGTCAGCCTCGTTCTCTAGACACGAAAAAACTCAAGGGATTTGAAAATGAGTACCGAATTAGAATTGGCGATTACCGTGTTCGCTACGAAATTAAAGACAAAACCCTAACAGTTCTTCTTCTTAGTTGTCGCCATCGAAGAGATGCCTATAGAGATTAATGGCGATCGCAATATAAGTTCAGATTTTAGGGGTGATCGCAGTATGAATTCAGGATTTAGAGGCGATCGCAATATAAGTTCAGATTTTAGGGGTGATCGCAGTATGAATTCAGGATTTAGAGGCGATCGCAATATAAGTTCAGATTTTAGGGGCGATCGCAATTTGAGTTAAGGGTTTAGGAGCGATCGCGTTTTCATTATCTGTAATTGAAAAGGGCGATCGCTGTTTCGTATCGAGTAGAGGTAGAGCCGATGTTCAGTGGTTAAGGAAAGGATTTGAGGGAAAACTTTGCCGTGTAAATTTGTTATACTCTAATTAGTCTAACTTTTGAGGTAATAAGCGTGTGACTATCAGCATCGAACGCCCTCCTGCTAGTTCTATTACTTTAACTGAGTTTTTGGCATTGCCAGAGACTAAACCTGCCAGTGAATATTTAGATGGAGAAATCATTCAAAAACCAATGCCCCAGGGAGAACATAGTCTGTTTCAAAATGAGCTACTAATGCGTATTAATCAATTAGGCAAACCTGCCAAAATTGTTTACGCCTTCCCTGAATTGCGTTGTGTCTTTGCAGGACGAGCGATCGTGCCAGATATAGCAGTATTTGCTTGGAATAATATTCCGAGAACTGCGGAGGGAAAGGTCGCAAATAGATTTGAAATCCCCCCCGATTGGTTAATTGAAATTCTCTCACCTGAACAATCTCCTAATCGGGTTATTAAAAAGATTGTGTTTGCACTT contains:
- a CDS encoding Uma2 family endonuclease, whose protein sequence is MTISIERPPASSITLTEFLALPETKPASEYLDGEIIQKPMPQGEHSLFQNELLMRINQLGKPAKIVYAFPELRCVFAGRAIVPDIAVFAWNNIPRTAEGKVANRFEIPPDWLIEILSPEQSPNRVIKKIVFALKQGTQLAWLIDPMDESVTVFYPQSLPDIKEQEDLLPALDGLQNWQLSVAEMFSWLAL